One genomic window of Geoanaerobacter pelophilus includes the following:
- the cimA gene encoding citramalate synthase, with translation MGMVKLYDTTLRDGTQSEDISFLLEDKIRIAHRLDESGIHYIEGGWPGSNPKDVAFFKEIKKEKLSQAKIAAFGSTRRAKVTPDKDNNIITLIKAEPDVITIFGKTWDFHVREALRISLEENLELINDSLIHLKKNAPEVFYDAEHFFDGYKANPEYAIKTLQAAEDAKVDCIVLCDTNGGTMPFEVAEIIKAVKKQIKTPLGIHTHNDGECAVANSLVAVNEGIVQIQGTINGFGERCGNANLCSIIPALKLKMKRDCINEEQLRKMRDLSRFVYELANFSPPKHQAYVGNAAFAHKGGVHVSAIQRHPETYEHIRPELVGNCTRVLISDLSGRSNILAKAEEFNINLDSKDPVTLEILDNIKEMEHRGFQFEGAEASFELLMKRALGTHKKFFSIIGFRVIDEKRHEDQKVISEATVMVKVGGKIEHTAAEGNGPVNALDNALRKALEKFYPRLKEMRLLDYKVRVLPGGQGTASVIRVLIESGDKESRWGTVGVSDNIIDASYQALIDGIEYKLDKVEE, from the coding sequence ATGGGCATGGTTAAGTTATACGATACTACGTTGCGGGACGGTACTCAGTCCGAGGACATTTCCTTTCTTCTTGAGGATAAAATCAGGATTGCCCATAGGTTGGACGAATCCGGCATTCACTACATTGAAGGGGGATGGCCGGGTAGCAACCCAAAAGATGTGGCCTTCTTCAAAGAGATAAAAAAGGAAAAGCTTTCTCAAGCCAAGATTGCTGCTTTTGGCTCTACTCGTCGCGCCAAAGTTACTCCTGACAAGGACAATAACATCATTACGCTGATCAAGGCCGAACCTGATGTAATCACAATTTTTGGCAAGACGTGGGATTTTCATGTTCGTGAAGCTCTTCGGATATCTTTGGAGGAAAACCTTGAGCTGATTAACGATTCTCTCATTCACCTGAAAAAGAATGCTCCCGAAGTATTTTATGACGCAGAACATTTCTTTGATGGTTACAAGGCAAACCCGGAATATGCCATTAAGACTCTCCAGGCTGCAGAAGACGCCAAGGTCGATTGCATTGTCTTGTGTGATACAAATGGCGGTACTATGCCCTTCGAGGTGGCAGAAATAATCAAAGCCGTTAAGAAGCAGATCAAGACCCCATTGGGGATTCATACCCATAACGACGGGGAATGCGCTGTCGCAAATTCACTAGTTGCTGTCAATGAGGGGATCGTTCAGATTCAGGGAACCATTAACGGTTTTGGAGAGCGTTGTGGTAATGCCAATCTCTGTTCGATAATTCCGGCACTTAAATTAAAAATGAAACGGGATTGCATCAACGAAGAGCAGTTGAGAAAGATGCGAGACCTCTCTAGATTCGTCTACGAACTGGCTAATTTCTCTCCACCGAAGCATCAGGCATATGTGGGCAATGCTGCCTTTGCCCATAAGGGCGGAGTGCATGTCAGCGCTATTCAACGGCATCCGGAAACCTATGAGCATATCCGGCCTGAACTGGTAGGAAACTGCACCAGAGTGTTGATTTCCGACCTTTCCGGCAGGTCAAATATCTTGGCCAAGGCGGAAGAGTTTAATATTAACCTTGATAGCAAAGATCCGGTAACCCTTGAAATCCTCGATAACATCAAGGAGATGGAGCACCGTGGGTTTCAATTTGAGGGCGCAGAGGCCTCTTTTGAGCTTTTGATGAAGCGAGCGCTGGGAACCCATAAAAAGTTTTTCTCCATTATCGGTTTCAGGGTAATTGACGAAAAGCGTCATGAAGATCAAAAAGTAATCTCCGAAGCTACGGTTATGGTCAAGGTGGGCGGCAAAATTGAACATACTGCGGCTGAGGGGAATGGTCCTGTCAATGCACTAGACAACGCTCTGAGAAAGGCACTTGAAAAGTTCTACCCAAGGCTTAAGGAAATGCGCCTTCTTGACTATAAGGTTCGAGTTTTACCTGGAGGCCAGGGGACAGCTTCAGTGATTCGTGTTCTCATAGAATCTGGGGACAAAGAAAGCCGTTGGGGTACGGTTGGCGTTTCCGACAACATTATCGATGCATCATATCAGGCGCTCATCGATGGAATAGAGTATAAGCTCGACAAGGTGGAAGAATAG